DNA from Methanomassiliicoccales archaeon:
GCTGATCTGAGCGGACCGTTTAAAAATCGAAGAGCTTGGTCTGCCCGCGCTCCTTGGCCGGCGTATCTTCCTTCATCGCCGCCTTCTCGGCGGTCTTGGCCTTCTTGTCCATTACGAAGAGCGGATCGATCTGGGACTTGATCCTCTGGGCCAGAAGATCACCGATCCCTATGATCTTCGCCAGATCGTTCACCGGCGCCTCCTTGAGCAGGGCGATCGAAACGAAGCCTTTCTTGAACAGTGAGCGGGCGCGGACCCTGCCGACGCCTTTCAGAGACACCAGTTCCAGCAGGTCCTCTCGGACCCCGTACTTCATGCGGGTCATCATCTTCGTCAGCACGGGGTAGCAGTCCTTGTTGAAGATGTTGCTCATCTCCCTCATGGAATAGAGGAGCCATTCCCCCACCTCGACCTTGTTGTGCAGGTCGCCCGGACCGATGCCGGACGCTTTGAGCAGAGCCTCCTCGTCCTGCTCGGAGATCCAAGAGTCCAGGACCATGGCGGTCTTCAGTTCCGATAGGAAGTAATCGTAATCCGGGGAATCGAGGTCGGGCACCGGGAACAGCAGCTCCTTCCCCCGTTCCATGACGATCTGGTCCATGGTCTCCCGGTCGTCCCTCCTCAGATATAGGTTCATCATGTCCGGGGTGGCGCACACCGCGTGCATGAACCCCAGGGCACCTTTTTCCGGGGTGTACGAGAGAAGCGCATCGCGCAGCTTGACCGCCGAGACCGGATCTATGTAAAGGTCGGAGAGACGCTTGCCGAAGAACGTCGCCTTGAGGTCGGCCTCCACCTCCTCGGCCAGGAAGTCGATCCCCGGGCAGCGGACCATTCCCTCCTTGAAAAGGTATTGGACGATGCTCTCCACCGCCTCCTCCACACCCTCCTCGCCCCGCTGATGGCAGTAGAACGTGTGGCGCAGGAAGTCTATGATGCCCTTGCGCGTGTTCGTCGTATCGGTGGCGATGAGCGCCAGTATATGACCGCGCAGCACCCGCTCGTTCCCTACCTTGGACTGGACGTCCTCCGGCTCCCCCAACAGATAGTTCTCGAAGAGCATGTGGCTCTGTTCCACCGTCGAGGCGAGCAGCACCGCCTCGCCGTAGGGGTCGTATCGAGGACGACCGGCACGGCCGCACATCTGCTTGACCTCCATGACCGAGATGGGAACGCTCCCGCCTCCCTCGAAGCGGGTCACGTCACGAACGATGACCCGACGAGCCGGCAAGTTAATGCCGGCGGCCAAGGTCGGCGTGGCTATGATGCATTTTATCTTTCCTTCCTTGAAGAAACGTTCGACCGTCCTGCGCTGTTCGTTGCTGAGCGCAGCGGTATGGAAGGCCATGCCGTGGCTCATGCAGTATTTGAGCGAGGAACCGATGGAGGTCTGCTCGTCTCGGAACGCGTCGTCCAGCTGCTCCTTTACCTGAGCGTCTCCCTTTTCCTTGTTCAATTTGGAGAAGCGGGTAGCCAAGGATTCCGTGGAACGACGGGAGTTGACGAAGACCAGCACCTGCCCCCCTTCGTCAATGGTATCCTTGACCAAAGACCAGACGGTATCGCCCAATGGACGTACTGAACGTTTGCTGTTGTCGGTGAAGTTGATGGTGTCGGCCAACAGCACTCCCTCCTTCAGCTTCACCGGGCGCCATTCGCTGGCCACGTGCTCCGCGTCCAACCATTCGGCCATCTCCTTGGAGTTGCCGACAGTGGCCGATAAAGCGATGACCTGCAACTGGGGGTTGAGCAGCCTCAGCTTGGTGAGGGTGATCTCCAACGTCGGACCGCGGTCCGGGTCGTTCATCAGGTGCACCTCGTCGGCGATGACCAAGGATATCGCTTTCACCCAATCAGAGCGGTGACGCATGATGGCGTCGGCCTTCTCCGAGGTGGCGATGAGGATGTCCAAATGTTCGATGCCTTTGTCGACCTCGTCAAAATCCCCGATGGACATGCCGACCTTGATCCCCAGGCGCTCGAAGCGTTTCAGTTCTTCGAACTTCTCCGCGGCCAATGCGCGCAGCGGAACGATGTACATCACCTTGCCGCCGTCGTGAAGCACCCGCTTGACCGCTGCCAGATAGGCCACCAATGATTTGCCCGAGGCGGTGGGCACCGCCAATACCAGGTTCTTCCCGGACAGGGCGAAGGGCACGGCCTTCTCCTGTGGAGGATACAGGGTGGTGATCCCTTCCTCCTGCAGGATCTCGATGACCCCTTGCGGCAACGCGGTCTTCCAGTCGCTCATAGGTGGCGAAGGCATTGCTCCGCGGGTTATTACTTTTATCATGACCCTTGGTACAATTTAGGTAGCATTTTCGGTCGATCGAATAGTATGTATTAAAGGGGATGAAAGAGGTAGTTATTTCGTAGGAGGCGTTAATAGCTGGCCATTACCAAACACCGTTTATTGAGAAGAATATCTTTATTTAGTAGGGCTTACATGGGTTCGATTTGAGACAGGTGAATCATGGTTCAAGATGATAAAGAACAGGTAGTGGTGCAACCCGACGTGGAGACCTGGATGGAGACCCAGGATTTCAGCAGCACTGCCGACATCAAGATACCTGAAAAGCTTTCCGACCAGGTCATAGGTCAGGACTCCGCGGTCGAGGTGGTGCGCAAAGCTGCCGAGCAGAAGCGCCACGTCATGCTCATCGGGGACCCAGGCACGGGCAAGTCCATGCTGGCCAAGTCCATGACCGAATACCTGCCCAGGGACGATCTGCAGGACATAATCGCCTACCATAACGAAGAGGACCCCAACGAGCCGAAGATCCGGTCCGTTCCCGCTGGAAAGGGCAAGGAGATCGTGTCCGCTCAGAAGAAAGAGGCAATGGCGCGAAAGTCGCAGAAGTCCTCAATGGTGACAGCGATCATCATGATGGTGGTCGTCCTTACGGTCATACTGTACATACAGCAGCCTGACCCCATGATACTGCTCTTCGGCATCATGGCCGCGGCAATGATATTCTTTGCTACCAGGTATGTAGGCCAGCGCAAAGAGAACTTCATGATCCCCAAACTGATGATCACTCACAAAGAGGGCGATCCCATACCCTTCATCGACGCCACTGGAGCCCATGCTGGCTCACTGCTTGGCGACGTCAAGCACGACCCCTTCCAGAGCGGAGGCCTGGAGACCCCGGCCCAC
Protein-coding regions in this window:
- a CDS encoding DEAD/DEAH box helicase codes for the protein MSDWKTALPQGVIEILQEEGITTLYPPQEKAVPFALSGKNLVLAVPTASGKSLVAYLAAVKRVLHDGGKVMYIVPLRALAAEKFEELKRFERLGIKVGMSIGDFDEVDKGIEHLDILIATSEKADAIMRHRSDWVKAISLVIADEVHLMNDPDRGPTLEITLTKLRLLNPQLQVIALSATVGNSKEMAEWLDAEHVASEWRPVKLKEGVLLADTINFTDNSKRSVRPLGDTVWSLVKDTIDEGGQVLVFVNSRRSTESLATRFSKLNKEKGDAQVKEQLDDAFRDEQTSIGSSLKYCMSHGMAFHTAALSNEQRRTVERFFKEGKIKCIIATPTLAAGINLPARRVIVRDVTRFEGGGSVPISVMEVKQMCGRAGRPRYDPYGEAVLLASTVEQSHMLFENYLLGEPEDVQSKVGNERVLRGHILALIATDTTNTRKGIIDFLRHTFYCHQRGEEGVEEAVESIVQYLFKEGMVRCPGIDFLAEEVEADLKATFFGKRLSDLYIDPVSAVKLRDALLSYTPEKGALGFMHAVCATPDMMNLYLRRDDRETMDQIVMERGKELLFPVPDLDSPDYDYFLSELKTAMVLDSWISEQDEEALLKASGIGPGDLHNKVEVGEWLLYSMREMSNIFNKDCYPVLTKMMTRMKYGVREDLLELVSLKGVGRVRARSLFKKGFVSIALLKEAPVNDLAKIIGIGDLLAQRIKSQIDPLFVMDKKAKTAEKAAMKEDTPAKERGQTKLFDF